TCGGCCCGTACCTGCACCCCAGCGCTCGGCGCACAGCCCGCAAATACCTCACCAACCTGGGCGTCGAGGTGATCGAAGGCCCGGATACGTCGGTCACCGCGGTGAGGTCGGGAACCGTGGAACTCGGCGACGGCCGCACCCTGGCGAGTCAGGTCATTATTTGGGCTGCGGGTTTCGGTGTGCCCGATCTGGCCGACCGCAGCGGGTTGCGCACCGACGCCGCCGGGCGGCTGCTCACCGACGAGACACTAACCAGCATCGACAGCGATCGCATCATCGCGGCGGGCGACGCGTCGGCGCCGTCGGACCTGCCGTTCCGGATGAGTGCCTACATCGCTGGATGCCTGGGCGCCCACGCCGCCGACACAGTGCTGGCCCGGATCGCGGACGAGCGGCCGGCGCCGATCGACCTGGCATTCCAGGCCATGTGCTTCAGTTTCGGCCGCGGTGCCGGGATCTTCCAACTCCTTCAGAAGGACGACACGGCAAAGCGGTTGTACTTCACCGGGTTCATGGGCCGCAAGCTCAAGGAGTTCTCCTGCACCGCCAGCGTCAAGCACCTGGTGACCGAGGCGCACAAGCCCGGGTCGCACCACTGGCCGAAGGATGG
The DNA window shown above is from Nocardia sp. NBC_01730 and carries:
- a CDS encoding NAD(P)/FAD-dependent oxidoreductase; this translates as MGESIEVVVVGGGYAGVMAANRVRQRDDVTVTVINPRQVFVPRLRLHQLVSGTHDAVVDYQEVLAEGVELVVDNATHIDATGRTVTLTEGGSIGYDYLIYAVGSLSGGPQVPGAAEFAYPVATLEAAQRLRSVLFDTPMTATVTVVGGGPVGIETAAELAEQGRSVRLVCGDAVGPYLHPSARRTARKYLTNLGVEVIEGPDTSVTAVRSGTVELGDGRTLASQVIIWAAGFGVPDLADRSGLRTDAAGRLLTDETLTSIDSDRIIAAGDASAPSDLPFRMSAYIAGCLGAHAADTVLARIADERPAPIDLAFQAMCFSFGRGAGIFQLLQKDDTAKRLYFTGFMGRKLKEFSCTASVKHLVTEAHKPGSHHWPKDGEHRPALLRARNENVTTPSA